Within Actinobaculum sp. 313, the genomic segment TCCCCCTCACCCTGTGCGGAAAGGTCCACCCGGGTGACCAGCGCATTGTTGATCTCTGGCAGAGCATCGGACGGGAACTCGACGTCGACGGTGGCACCGATGACCTGAACAACGCGACCCTGGCCGACGACGGGCGTCTCGACAGTGTCAGTCATGTTCTTCTCTTCCTTCACGCTGATCGTCTTCCTCCATGTCAATCTTGTTTGAGCGCATCGGCGCCCGACACAATCTCGGTGATCTCGGTTGTGATTTCCGCTTGGCGGGCGTTGTTCGCCAAGCGCGTGTAATCCTCTATGAGTTGCTGCGCGTTTTCCGTGGCAGAATGCATTGCCTGCTGCCGCGATGCCAGTTCAGATGCCGCCGACATCAACAACACGGAGCGAATCCGCTGGTTGACGTACATCGGCAACAGCAGGTCGAATACCTGACGTGCGGAGGGCTCAAACTCGTACAGCGGCATCGTTCCCGGCACATAGTCACCGAGCTCGTCCCGCTCCACATCTTCCGAGACCAGTGATTCTTCCGGCTCGACAACCTCCATGGGCAGCATATGCCGCACCTGCACCACCTGCTTAACCATGGAGACAAAACGTGTGAAAACGACGTGCAACTCCGCAACACCACCCTCACTCGCCGGAGCAAGAAAGAGATCCAGCAGGGTGCGGGCGATTTCATCGGAGATCTCCACACCCGGATTATCCGAATGCCCGGTCCACGTCCGTACCATCTCAACATTACGGAAACGGAAGTATGATTCCCCGCGCCGTCCGCTGACAAATAGTACCGGCTCTTTGCCCTCGTCCCGCAGCGACTCCAGCAGTCGGTCCGCCTCGCGCAGTACCGACGCCGAATACGCCCCGCCATGCCTCGATCAGAGGTGACAACGAGAACCGCTACACGATTCGTGTCTGTACGTGCGTTGAGAAGCGGATGTCGATGATCGAAAGCATGCGCCGCCACTGCCGCAATCGACTGCGTGAGGACGCGGGTATAAGGATCCGATCCTTGCGCAGCCTCACGGGCCCGCGAAATTCGCGATGCTGCGATCAGCTCCATGGCGCTGAAAACCTTCTCCAAGGTTTGAGTCGCCCGGATCTTCTCCTTAAAAGCCCTCTGTGCCCCCGCCATGGTCAGCCTCGCCTGCCTCGCACGAGTTGCTCTTGCACCTCTTCGGCTTCTGCTACGGCGGTCTCGCCTTCGGGCTCGATCAAGCCTTCAGCTACCAGGAAGCTGTGCTGGTACTCAGCCACAACCTTCCGCAGAGTCTCCTCGGTGTCGTCGTCGAGCACACCAGTATCGCGGATAGTATCCAGAACGTTGGAGTTGTGCCGAACATAGTCGAGCATACCCGCCTCGAAATCGTGCACCCGACTCACCGGCACCTCATCGAGGAAACCCGCTGTTCCCGCCCATACGGATACCACCTGGTCCTCGACGGCAAACGGTGTGTACTGCGGCTGCTTCAGTAGCTCCATCAAGCGCTCGCCGCGCGCGAGCTGTTGCCGTGTCGTCGCATCCAAGTCTGAGGCAAACATGGCAAAAGCTTGTTGGGAGCGGTACTGCGCCAAGGTGATCTTCAGTGTGCCCGCAACCTTCTTCATCGCTTTGATTTGCGCGTCGCCACCGACTCGCGACACCGAGATACCCACGTCAACCGCGGGGCGCTGATCCGAGTTGAACAGGTCGGATTGGAGGAAGATCTGGCCATCGGTGATGGAGATGACGTTCGTTGGAATATATGCCGATACGTCATTCGCCTTCGTCTCGATCATCGGTAGGCCGGTCATGGAGCCGCCGCCGAGTTCATCGGAGAGCTTCGCACAACGCTCCAGGAGGCGCGAGTGCAGATAAAAGACGTCACCGGGGTAGGCCTCACGCCCCGGCGGCCGCCGCAGCAGTAGCGACACCGCGCGATACGCCTCCGCCTGCTTGGACAGGTCGTCGAAGATGATCAGAACATGCTTGCCGCCGTACATCCAGTGCTGGCCGATAGCGGAACCGGTATAGGGAGCCAGATACTTGAAACCTGCCGGGTCGGACGCAGGAGAGGCAACAATGGTTGTGTACTCCATGGCGCCACCCTTCTGTAAGGTGGAACGCACCGAGGCGATGGTTGACCCCTTCTGCCCGATGGCCACATAGATACAACGGACCTGCTTGCTGGGGTCGCCGCTCTCCCAGTTCTCCTTCTGATTCAGAATCGTATCGAGAGCGAGCGCGGTCTTTCCGGTCTGCCGATCACCGATAATGAGCTGGCGTTGTCCACGTCCGATCGGGATCATGGCATCGATAGCCTTAATTCCCGTTTGCAGCGGCTCGTACACGGACCGACGCATCATCACGCCTGGGGCCTGCAGCTCCAGGGCCCGTCGGCCTTCGACCGGAGCGATCTCACCCAACCCGTCGATCGGGTTACCCAGCGGATCAACTGTGCGCCCGAGGTAGCCATCTCCAACCGGTACCGACAGAACCTCACCGGTGCGGCGGACCTCCTGTCCTTCCTCGATGCTGGAGAAATCCCCCAGCACCACGACGCCAATTTCACGCTCCTCCAGGTTCATGGCCAGGCCCTGCGTACCATCTTCGAAACGCAGCAACTCGTTTGCCATGGCACCGGGCAGTCCCTCAACACGCGCAATGCCGTCGGCCGTCATGGTGACGTGACCGACCTCTTCGCTCACGGAACTCGCCGGTTCGTATGAGTTCACGAAGCTGTCCAGCGCGGCCCGAATCTCCTCCGGGCGAATAGTCAGTTCAGCCATTCCTCATTCCTCCACTATGCGGTCGCTGCCGCGTGGTGAGCCGAAGCTCGTGTTGTCATCGTCCTCGTGCGGGTCATCATCCCGGCACTTCTGGTCATTTGATGATCTCCTCCCGAACGTGCCTAATCCGCGTGGCAAGGGAACCGTCAATGACTTCATCACCGACTCGAATTCGTAGTCCGCCGACGACGGCCGACTCAACCGCAACGTGGACGCTGACCTCCTGGCCGTAGCGTGCGGTGAGAATTCGAGTCAGACGCTCCTCCTGCTCAGTCGTCAACGGAGCCGCCGCAGTAACCGCCGCAACGAGATGCCGATTGCGCCCCGCCGCTTCGTTCATCATATGCAGAAGCGACTGAGCCAAGGACGGCTGCGGAGCATGCACCGCCGCTCGCCCCAGCAAGGTCGCGGTTTCCGGCGCCACTGCGTCGAAAATCTGCCGTGTGAGATCGGCTCTTTTCTCCTTCGGGAAGACGGGGTTGGATAGAACCACACGCACATCACGCTCGTCGCGCAGAACGCGCATACAGCGGTAGAGTTCCTCTTCCACCCGCATCAGGCGGCCTTCGCGCTGCGCACCAGCCAGCACGCTCAGAATGCCGAGTTCCTCCAAGCTCGTGAGCAGATCGTCGTCGTCGGACCAATGCTCCCGTACCAGCCCGCTGAGCAGATCAAGAACCTCTCCGCTGACCTTCCCGGTAAGGACATCCCGCGCCAACTGCACGCGGGCATCGCCGCTGCGGGAAGCGTCTGTCAGCGAGCGCGCGAGCGACAGCGAGGAGCCAAGCGTATCCGCCAGGTCAAAAATCTCCCTTGCGAAAGCGGCCTCGTTCCCCCGCTCATAGAGCAGGGCATCCCAGCGTTCGCGTGCTGCGGCAAGAGCCGCTTCGCTTCCCGATCGCATCAGTTCTCCTCGGTGCTGGCGGGTACCGGAGAGCTGGCCTCCAACTCGTCCAGGAAACGGTCGATCACGCGCTGCGAAACCTCCGGATCGAGAGTCTGCTCACCGACGATGCGTCCGGCGAGCTCGCTGGCCATCACACCTACTTCCGTTCGCAGGCTACGGCGCGCCGTGTTGGTATCCGCCTCGATTTGCCTTTGCGATGCACCGGCAATACGCTCCGCCTCGTCGCTGGCCGTTCGCTGTGCCTGCGCAATGATGGATGCCGCATTGGCCTGCGCTCGTTCACGAATCTGCGCCGCCTCCCGCTGCGCGTCTTCAACCTGCAGAGTCAACTGCGCGCGCTCTGCAGCAACCTCATCCTTGGCCCGCGCGGCCGCATTC encodes:
- the atpF gene encoding F0F1 ATP synthase subunit B, which encodes MLLAEDSLILPATPDLVWGTVSFVIIAVAVYKFGWPTFMRLLDERTAKIEEGLNAAARAKDEVAAERAQLTLQVEDAQREAAQIRERAQANAASIIAQAQRTASDEAERIAGASQRQIEADTNTARRSLRTEVGVMASELAGRIVGEQTLDPEVSQRVIDRFLDELEASSPVPASTEEN
- a CDS encoding F0F1 ATP synthase subunit delta is translated as MRSGSEAALAAARERWDALLYERGNEAAFAREIFDLADTLGSSLSLARSLTDASRSGDARVQLARDVLTGKVSGEVLDLLSGLVREHWSDDDDLLTSLEELGILSVLAGAQREGRLMRVEEELYRCMRVLRDERDVRVVLSNPVFPKEKRADLTRQIFDAVAPETATLLGRAAVHAPQPSLAQSLLHMMNEAAGRNRHLVAAVTAAAPLTTEQEERLTRILTARYGQEVSVHVAVESAVVGGLRIRVGDEVIDGSLATRIRHVREEIIK
- the atpA gene encoding F0F1 ATP synthase subunit alpha is translated as MAELTIRPEEIRAALDSFVNSYEPASSVSEEVGHVTMTADGIARVEGLPGAMANELLRFEDGTQGLAMNLEEREIGVVVLGDFSSIEEGQEVRRTGEVLSVPVGDGYLGRTVDPLGNPIDGLGEIAPVEGRRALELQAPGVMMRRSVYEPLQTGIKAIDAMIPIGRGQRQLIIGDRQTGKTALALDTILNQKENWESGDPSKQVRCIYVAIGQKGSTIASVRSTLQKGGAMEYTTIVASPASDPAGFKYLAPYTGSAIGQHWMYGGKHVLIIFDDLSKQAEAYRAVSLLLRRPPGREAYPGDVFYLHSRLLERCAKLSDELGGGSMTGLPMIETKANDVSAYIPTNVISITDGQIFLQSDLFNSDQRPAVDVGISVSRVGGDAQIKAMKKVAGTLKITLAQYRSQQAFAMFASDLDATTRQQLARGERLMELLKQPQYTPFAVEDQVVSVWAGTAGFLDEVPVSRVHDFEAGMLDYVRHNSNVLDTIRDTGVLDDDTEETLRKVVAEYQHSFLVAEGLIEPEGETAVAEAEEVQEQLVRGRRG